A genome region from Neisseria meningitidis includes the following:
- the rsmI gene encoding 16S rRNA (cytidine(1402)-2'-O)-methyltransferase, whose translation MFQKHLQKASDSVVGGTLYVVATPIGNLADITLRALAVLQKADIICAEDTRVTAQLLSAYGIQGKLVSVREHNERQMADKIVGYLSDGMVVAQVSDAGTPAVCDPGAKLARRVREVGFKVVPVVGASAVMAALSVAGVAGSDFYFNGFVPPKSGERRKLFAKWVRVAFPVVMFETPHRIGATLADMAELFPERRLMLAREITKTFETFLSGTVGEIQTALAADGNQSRGEMVLVLYPAQDEKHEGLSESAQNIMKILTAELPTKQAAELAAKITGEGKKALYDLALSWKNK comes from the coding sequence ATGTTTCAGAAACATTTGCAGAAAGCCTCCGACAGCGTCGTCGGAGGGACATTATACGTGGTTGCCACGCCCATCGGCAATTTGGCGGACATTACCCTGCGCGCTTTGGCGGTATTGCAAAAGGCGGACATCATCTGTGCCGAAGACACGCGCGTTACCGCGCAGCTTTTGAGCGCGTACGGCATTCAGGGCAAACTCGTCAGCGTGCGCGAACACAACGAACGGCAGATGGCGGACAAGATTGTCGGCTATCTTTCAGACGGCATGGTTGTGGCACAGGTTTCCGATGCGGGTACGCCGGCCGTGTGCGACCCGGGCGCGAAACTCGCCCGCCGCGTGCGTGAGGTCGGGTTTAAAGTTGTCCCTGTTGTCGGCGCAAGCGCGGTGATGGCGGCTTTGAGTGTGGCTGGTGTGGCGGGATCCGATTTTTATTTCAACGGTTTTGTACCGCCGAAATCGGGCGAACGTAGGAAATTGTTTGCCAAATGGGTGCGGGTGGCGTTTCCCGTCGTGATGTTTGAAACGCCGCACCGCATCGGGGCGACGCTTGCCGATATGGCGGAACTGTTCCCCGAACGCCGATTAATGCTGGCGCGCGAAATCACGAAAACGTTTGAAACGTTCTTAAGCGGCACGGTTGGGGAAATTCAGACGGCATTGGCGGCGGACGGCAACCAATCGCGCGGCGAGATGGTGTTGGTGCTTTATCCGGCGCAGGATGAAAAACACGAAGGCTTGTCCGAGTCCGCGCAAAACATCATGAAAATCCTCACAGCCGAGCTGCCGACCAAACAGGCGGCGGAGCTTGCCGCCAAAATCACGGGCGAGGGAAAAAAAGCTTTGTACGATCTGGCACTGTCTTGGAAAAACAAATGA
- a CDS encoding YraN family protein — protein MRLNHKQGEAGEDAALAFLQSQGCTLLARNWHCAYGEIDLIVKNGGMILFVEVKYRKNRQFGGAAYSISPSKLLKLQRSVEYYLQQNRLTNVPCRLDAVLIEGSRPPEWIQNITG, from the coding sequence ATGCGCCTAAACCACAAACAGGGCGAGGCAGGGGAAGATGCCGCGCTTGCCTTCCTCCAATCCCAAGGCTGCACACTGCTTGCCCGCAACTGGCACTGCGCCTACGGCGAAATCGACCTGATTGTCAAAAACGGCGGCATGATTCTGTTTGTTGAAGTAAAATACCGCAAAAATCGGCAATTCGGCGGTGCCGCATACAGCATTTCCCCATCCAAATTATTGAAACTGCAACGAAGTGTAGAGTATTATCTGCAACAGAACAGGTTGACAAACGTACCGTGCCGCCTCGACGCGGTACTCATCGAAGGCAGCCGCCCGCCCGAGTGGATACAGAATATTACAGGTTGA
- a CDS encoding phosphoheptose isomerase: MTTLQERVAAHFAESIRAKQEAGKVLVEPTVQAAELMLQCLMNDGKILACGNGGSAADAQHFAAEMTGRFEKERMELAAVALTTDTSALTAIGNDYGFDHVFSKQVRALGRAGDVLVGISTSGNSANVIEAVKAAHERDMHVIALTGRDGGKIAAILKDTDVLLNVPHPRTARIQENHILLIHAMCDCIDSVLLEGM, from the coding sequence ATGACGACATTACAAGAACGCGTTGCCGCCCATTTTGCCGAAAGCATCCGTGCCAAGCAGGAAGCCGGAAAAGTATTGGTCGAGCCGACCGTACAGGCTGCCGAGCTGATGCTGCAATGCCTGATGAATGACGGCAAAATCCTGGCCTGCGGCAACGGCGGTTCGGCTGCCGACGCGCAACACTTCGCCGCCGAAATGACCGGCCGTTTTGAAAAAGAACGCATGGAACTCGCCGCTGTCGCGCTGACAACAGACACTTCCGCGCTGACAGCCATCGGCAACGACTACGGTTTCGACCACGTATTCAGCAAACAGGTGCGCGCGCTCGGACGTGCAGGCGATGTATTGGTCGGCATTTCCACCTCCGGCAATTCCGCCAACGTCATCGAAGCCGTCAAAGCCGCACACGAACGCGATATGCACGTCATCGCCTTGACCGGCCGCGACGGCGGCAAAATCGCCGCCATACTCAAAGACACCGACGTTTTGCTCAACGTTCCCCATCCGCGCACCGCCCGTATTCAAGAAAACCACATCCTGCTGATACACGCCATGTGCGACTGTATCGACTCCGTACTGCTGGAAGGAATGTAA
- a CDS encoding BON domain-containing protein — protein sequence MKPKPHTVRTLTAAVLSLALGGCVSAVVGGAAVGAKSAVDRRTTGAQTDDNVMALRIETTARSYLRQNNQTKGYTPQISVVGYNRHLLLLGQVATEGEKQFVGQIARSEQAAEGVYNYITVASLPRTAGDIAGDTWNTSKVRATLLGISPATQARVKIVTYGNVTYVMGILTPEEQAQITQKVSTTVGVQKVITLYQNYVQR from the coding sequence ATGAAACCCAAACCGCACACCGTCCGCACCCTGACTGCCGCCGTCCTCAGCCTTGCCCTCGGCGGCTGCGTCAGCGCAGTCGTCGGCGGCGCGGCGGTCGGCGCGAAATCCGCCGTCGACCGCCGAACCACCGGCGCGCAAACCGACGACAACGTAATGGCGCTGCGTATCGAAACCACCGCCCGCTCCTATCTGCGCCAAAACAACCAAACCAAAGGCTACACGCCCCAAATCTCCGTTGTCGGCTACAACCGCCACCTGCTGCTGCTCGGACAAGTCGCCACCGAAGGCGAGAAACAGTTCGTCGGTCAGATTGCACGTTCCGAACAGGCCGCCGAAGGCGTGTACAACTACATTACCGTCGCCTCCCTGCCGCGCACTGCCGGCGACATCGCCGGCGACACTTGGAACACATCCAAAGTCCGCGCCACGCTGTTGGGCATCAGCCCCGCCACACAGGCGCGCGTCAAAATCGTTACCTACGGCAACGTAACCTACGTTATGGGCATCCTCACCCCCGAAGAACAGGCGCAGATTACCCAAAAAGTCAGCACCACCGTCGGCGTACAAAAAGTCATCACCCTCTACCAAAACTACGTCCAACGCTGA
- the map gene encoding type I methionyl aminopeptidase produces MNGIIIKTPEEIEKMRELGKLVAEALDYIGQFVKPGVTTDEIDKLVYDYHVNVQGGYPAPLHYGNPPYPKSCCTSVNHVICHGIPDDKPLKEGDIINIDLTIKKDGFHGDSSRMFTVGKVSPIAQRLIDVTHASMMAGIEAVKPGATLGDVGYACQQVAENAGYSVVQEFCGHGIGRGFHEAPQVLHYGKKGQGSVLKPGMIFTVEPMINQGKRHLRILNDGWTVVTKDRSLSAQWEHEVLVTETGYEILTVSPASGKP; encoded by the coding sequence ATGAACGGCATCATCATCAAAACCCCCGAAGAAATCGAAAAAATGCGCGAGCTGGGCAAACTCGTCGCCGAAGCCCTCGACTACATCGGACAATTCGTCAAACCCGGCGTAACCACCGACGAAATCGACAAACTCGTTTACGACTACCACGTCAACGTCCAAGGCGGCTATCCCGCCCCCCTGCACTACGGCAACCCGCCCTACCCCAAATCCTGCTGCACCTCCGTCAACCACGTCATCTGCCACGGCATTCCCGACGACAAGCCGCTCAAAGAAGGCGACATTATCAACATCGACCTCACCATCAAAAAAGACGGCTTCCACGGCGACTCCAGCCGTATGTTTACCGTCGGCAAAGTCTCCCCCATCGCCCAACGCCTGATCGACGTAACCCACGCCTCCATGATGGCGGGCATAGAAGCCGTCAAACCCGGCGCGACACTGGGCGACGTAGGTTACGCCTGCCAACAGGTTGCCGAAAACGCCGGCTATTCCGTCGTACAGGAATTCTGCGGACACGGCATCGGGCGCGGTTTCCACGAAGCCCCGCAAGTGTTGCACTACGGAAAAAAAGGACAGGGCTCCGTTCTAAAACCGGGTATGATTTTTACCGTCGAACCGATGATCAACCAAGGCAAACGCCACCTGCGTATCCTCAACGACGGCTGGACGGTGGTTACCAAAGACCGCTCCCTCTCCGCCCAATGGGAACACGAAGTCTTGGTGACCGAAACCGGCTACGAAATCCTCACCGTCAGCCCCGCCTCCGGCAAACCCTGA
- a CDS encoding helix-turn-helix domain-containing protein produces MKIFENIEDVKAIRKKTGLNQIDFWGKVGVTQSGGSRYETGRKMPKPVRELLRLVHIECIDLAKVNKKDMEIAALLKKHHPDLYAELSKQTKSERKKQS; encoded by the coding sequence ATGAAAATATTTGAAAATATAGAAGATGTTAAAGCCATCCGTAAAAAGACCGGGCTGAACCAGATAGACTTCTGGGGCAAGGTCGGCGTTACCCAGTCCGGAGGATCGCGCTACGAAACCGGCCGCAAAATGCCCAAACCCGTACGCGAACTGCTCCGCCTCGTCCATATCGAATGCATCGATTTGGCGAAAGTCAACAAAAAAGATATGGAAATCGCCGCCCTGTTGAAAAAACACCATCCCGACCTGTATGCCGAGTTGTCCAAACAGACCAAGTCCGAAAGAAAAAAACAAAGTTAA
- a CDS encoding adhesin — MKLLTTAILSSAIALSSMAAAAGTNNPTVAKKTVSYVCQQGKKVKVTYGFNKQGLTTYASAVINGKRVQMPVNLDKSDNVETFYGKEGGYVLGTGVMDGKSYRKQPIMITAPDNQIVFKDCSPR; from the coding sequence ATGAAACTTCTGACCACCGCAATCCTGTCTTCCGCAATCGCGCTCAGCAGTATGGCTGCTGCTGCCGGCACGAACAACCCCACCGTTGCCAAAAAAACCGTCAGCTACGTCTGCCAGCAAGGTAAAAAAGTCAAAGTAACCTACGGCTTTAACAAACAGGGCCTGACCACATACGCTTCCGCCGTCATCAACGGCAAACGTGTGCAAATGCCTGTCAATTTGGATAAATCCGACAATGTGGAAACATTCTACGGCAAAGAAGGCGGTTATGTTTTGGGTACCGGCGTGATGGATGGCAAATCCTACCGCAAACAGCCCATTATGATTACCGCACCTGACAACCAAATCGTCTTCAAAGACTGTTCCCCACGTTAA
- a CDS encoding malate:quinone oxidoreductase produces MAEATDVVLVGGGIMSATLGVLLKELEPSWEITLIERLEDVALESSNAWNNAGTGHSALCELNYAPLGANGIIDPARALNIAEQFHVSRQFWATLVAEGKLEDNSFINAVPHMSLVMNEDHCSYLQKRYDAFKTQKLFENMEFSTDRNKISDWAPLMMRGRDENQPVAANYSAEGTDVDFGRLTRQMVKYLQGKGVKTEFNRHVEDIKRESDGAWVLKTADTRNPDGQLTLRTRFLFLGAGGGALTLLQKSGIPEGKGYGGFPVSGLFFRNSNPETAEQHNAKVYGQASVGAPPMSVPHLDTRNVDGKRHLMFGPYAGFRSNFLKQGSLMDLPLSIHMDNLYPMLRAGWANMPLTKYLLGELRKTKEERFASLLEYYPEANPDDWELITAGQRVQIIKKDSEKGGVLQFGTEIVAHADGSLAALLGASPGASTAVPLMIRLMHQCFPERAPSWEGRLKELVPGYGIKLNENPERADEIIAYTAKVLDI; encoded by the coding sequence ATGGCTGAAGCGACAGACGTTGTCTTGGTGGGCGGCGGCATTATGAGCGCGACTTTGGGCGTTTTGCTCAAAGAACTCGAACCGTCTTGGGAAATCACCCTGATTGAACGCTTGGAAGATGTGGCGTTGGAATCGTCAAACGCGTGGAACAACGCCGGCACGGGGCATTCCGCGCTGTGCGAATTGAACTATGCGCCGTTGGGTGCAAATGGGATTATCGATCCGGCGCGCGCCCTCAATATTGCCGAACAGTTTCATGTCAGCCGCCAGTTTTGGGCGACGCTGGTCGCGGAAGGCAAGTTGGAAGACAATTCCTTCATCAATGCCGTGCCGCATATGTCTTTGGTGATGAATGAAGACCATTGTTCTTATCTTCAAAAACGTTATGACGCGTTTAAAACCCAAAAACTTTTTGAAAATATGGAATTTTCCACCGATCGGAACAAAATTTCCGATTGGGCTCCGCTGATGATGCGCGGCCGGGACGAAAACCAACCCGTCGCCGCCAACTACTCCGCCGAAGGTACGGATGTCGATTTCGGACGGCTGACGCGCCAAATGGTGAAATATTTGCAGGGCAAGGGCGTAAAAACCGAGTTCAACCGCCACGTCGAAGACATCAAACGCGAATCCGACGGCGCGTGGGTGCTCAAAACCGCCGATACCCGCAACCCCGACGGGCAGCTCACCCTCCGTACCCGCTTCCTCTTCCTCGGCGCGGGCGGCGGCGCGCTGACCCTGCTGCAAAAATCCGGCATCCCCGAAGGCAAGGGCTACGGCGGCTTCCCCGTGTCCGGCCTGTTCTTCCGCAACAGCAACCCCGAAACTGCCGAACAACACAACGCCAAAGTGTACGGGCAGGCTTCCGTCGGCGCGCCGCCGATGTCCGTCCCGCACCTCGACACACGCAACGTGGACGGCAAACGCCACCTTATGTTCGGCCCTTACGCAGGCTTCCGTTCCAACTTCCTCAAGCAAGGCTCGCTTATGGATTTGCCGCTGTCCATCCATATGGACAACCTCTATCCTATGCTGCGCGCCGGCTGGGCGAATATGCCGCTGACCAAATACCTGCTGGGCGAATTGCGTAAAACCAAAGAAGAACGCTTCGCCTCCCTGCTGGAATACTACCCCGAGGCAAACCCCGACGACTGGGAACTCATCACCGCAGGGCAACGCGTCCAAATCATTAAAAAAGACTCCGAAAAAGGCGGCGTGCTCCAGTTTGGTACGGAGATTGTCGCCCACGCCGACGGCTCGCTCGCCGCATTGCTGGGCGCGTCGCCGGGCGCATCGACCGCTGTGCCGCTGATGATCCGGCTGATGCACCAATGCTTCCCCGAGCGCGCCCCGTCGTGGGAAGGCCGTCTGAAAGAGCTGGTACCGGGTTACGGCATCAAGTTGAACGAAAACCCTGAAAGGGCGGATGAAATTATCGCCTATACCGCGAAAGTATTGGATATTTAA
- a CDS encoding GNAT family N-acetyltransferase — protein sequence MSEKIILPVLSLGGVRLEPLDVHHETGLREAVCDGEVWKLGVTSAPHPDRVADYIGTALATRLAFAVVDEEAGRVVGTTAYYHFEPQIPRLDIGFTWYAASARRTRINTCCKIMLLDYAFDVLACRCVGWRTDILNLASQRAIERLGAEKDGVLRMYMLRKDGSVRDTVVYSMLREDWCKNREILTGRLAEYGVQV from the coding sequence ATGTCGGAAAAGATAATACTGCCGGTCTTGTCATTGGGCGGCGTTCGGCTCGAACCGTTGGATGTGCATCATGAAACGGGTTTGCGCGAGGCGGTTTGCGATGGGGAGGTTTGGAAGCTGGGGGTAACGTCCGCGCCCCATCCGGATAGGGTGGCAGACTATATCGGGACAGCATTGGCAACGCGTTTGGCGTTTGCGGTTGTCGATGAAGAGGCGGGCAGGGTGGTCGGGACAACGGCGTATTATCATTTTGAACCGCAGATTCCGCGTTTGGATATCGGATTCACATGGTATGCGGCATCGGCACGGCGGACACGGATAAACACCTGTTGCAAAATCATGCTGTTGGATTACGCATTTGATGTTTTGGCTTGCCGTTGCGTGGGATGGCGCACGGATATTCTGAACCTTGCCTCGCAACGTGCCATCGAACGGCTGGGTGCGGAAAAAGACGGCGTGCTGCGTATGTATATGCTCCGTAAAGACGGCAGTGTGCGCGATACGGTTGTGTACAGTATGCTGAGGGAAGATTGGTGCAAAAACAGGGAAATCCTGACCGGCAGGTTGGCAGAGTATGGCGTGCAGGTGTGA
- a CDS encoding 5-formyltetrahydrofolate cyclo-ligase: MRNEEKHALRRELRGRRSQMGWDVRAAATVKINRLLKRYIKHGRKIGVYWPMGKELRLDGFVRAAQKRGAKLYLPYIEPRSRRMWFTPYPESGMERERIRGRARLNVPQFAGRKIRVHGLSVLLVPLVGIDREGYRLGQAGGYYDATLAAMKYRLQAKTVGVGFACQLVGTLPREAHDLPLDGFVSEAGILCF; encoded by the coding sequence ATGAGGAACGAGGAAAAACACGCCCTGCGCCGCGAATTACGCGGGCGGCGTTCGCAAATGGGGTGGGACGTGCGGGCGGCGGCAACGGTAAAAATTAACCGCCTGCTCAAACGTTATATCAAGCACGGTCGGAAAATCGGCGTGTATTGGCCGATGGGCAAGGAATTGCGTTTGGACGGCTTTGTCCGCGCGGCGCAAAAACGCGGCGCAAAACTTTATCTGCCTTATATCGAACCGCGTTCGCGGCGGATGTGGTTTACGCCGTATCCTGAAAGCGGAATGGAACGGGAGCGCATACGGGGCAGGGCGAGGTTGAACGTGCCGCAGTTTGCAGGGCGCAAAATCCGCGTGCACGGTTTGTCGGTATTGCTCGTTCCGCTTGTCGGCATAGACCGCGAAGGCTACCGTTTGGGGCAGGCAGGCGGCTATTACGATGCGACGCTTGCAGCGATGAAATACCGTTTGCAGGCAAAAACCGTGGGCGTGGGCTTTGCCTGCCAACTGGTCGGCACGCTGCCGCGCGAGGCGCACGACCTGCCGCTGGACGGTTTTGTGTCGGAGGCGGGGATATTGTGTTTTTAG
- the rpsB gene encoding 30S ribosomal protein S2, which produces MSQITMRQMIEAGVHFGHQTRFWNPKMAQYIFGARNKIHIVNLEKTLPMFQDAQEAVRRLVANKGTVLFVGTKRQARDIIREEATRAGMPFVDHRWLGGMLTNYKTVKQSIKRLEEKTAALENAAESGFSKKEILEMQRDVEKLERSLGGIKNMKGLPDAIFVIDTGYQKGTLVEAEKLGIPVIAVVDTNNSPDGVKYVIPGNDDSAKAIRLYCRGIADAVLEGKNQALQETVAAAQEAAAE; this is translated from the coding sequence ATGTCTCAAATTACTATGCGTCAGATGATTGAAGCCGGCGTTCACTTCGGCCACCAAACCCGTTTCTGGAACCCGAAAATGGCTCAATACATTTTCGGTGCGCGCAACAAAATCCATATCGTCAACCTGGAAAAAACCCTGCCGATGTTCCAAGACGCGCAAGAAGCCGTACGTCGTCTGGTTGCCAACAAAGGTACAGTATTGTTCGTAGGTACCAAACGCCAAGCCCGCGACATCATCCGCGAAGAAGCGACCCGCGCCGGCATGCCTTTCGTCGATCACCGTTGGTTGGGCGGTATGCTGACCAACTACAAAACCGTTAAGCAATCCATCAAACGCCTGGAAGAAAAAACCGCAGCCTTGGAAAATGCTGCCGAAAGCGGTTTCAGCAAAAAAGAAATTCTGGAAATGCAACGCGATGTTGAAAAACTGGAACGTTCTTTGGGCGGTATCAAAAACATGAAAGGCCTGCCCGACGCGATTTTCGTTATCGATACCGGCTACCAAAAAGGTACTCTGGTCGAGGCTGAAAAACTGGGCATCCCCGTTATCGCCGTAGTCGATACCAACAACAGCCCTGACGGCGTGAAATACGTCATCCCCGGCAACGACGACTCCGCCAAAGCCATCCGCCTGTACTGCCGCGGCATCGCTGACGCAGTTTTGGAAGGCAAAAA